From a single Magnetococcales bacterium genomic region:
- a CDS encoding AMP-binding protein, with protein MIEAFFKSLEGPKRPLFWLHGTVDGPVEAVDSSRFLHEARRWAWRLRQSPEPVVGILGRMTFSMTAAWFGAILAGRLPVFLSHPSRKITPEEYARKLANYRERFGGCVMVGEAVDRGVCPELLSDADLRLDPVPEVVPWPSWTPDRPLFLQCSSGTTGLQKAVAITSAMLTAQVQAHAQALKLDPRHDRMVSWLPLYHDMGLAGVFLPALLTGTPLHLLDTFEWSANPAWLLAVIERQRGTLCWLPNFAFSWLARVGGCFDLGAMRAFINCSEPVSSGAFDRFVAAFGVKGEQLAVCYALAENVFAATLTPLGAPPGVLVLDRAALARRQVQVRGRGVAGGGVANDQPETHTVVFGCGASLPGVSIRIVCRSEEEQVGEILLAGGGAVGGYHGQPPLREDGWFPTGDLGFVRDGELYVTGRIKDLIIQNGKNIHPADLEEALGRFPEVQPGRVVALGRMDAEVDSERIVVLCEPAQDLTPEAQRQLRIRLQQALDSWFDIRSEVDCVPRHWLKKTSSGKLARLENLRRYESALNTEIQLIGDSHVRIFWSGPTSHHNRYRRIHAHWLGLIWSENWQQTLPFFSNLVGRMGPTDVLILACGEPECRSIFPQDPDPEARILRSVGAYRECLTVLRRLWSGRMAFMTGIPTHPLNIDNGDAQWPIRGTPEVRYHWQALFYRRMRALCTELVIHFIDVCTPLLGADGRMDPSLLCDKAHLDPVHEGVILKAIQERFGHLDLSANDPAPEDRLWDGSYDHYVALMRLKVRSFYPMIEESDWSKLISGGVLDSLSLVALIAMLNRTFRFQLDPATLRREDFESIDRIWERFGP; from the coding sequence ATGATCGAGGCCTTTTTCAAGAGTCTGGAAGGGCCAAAGCGGCCTTTGTTCTGGCTGCATGGCACGGTGGATGGGCCGGTGGAGGCGGTGGATTCGAGCCGTTTTCTGCACGAGGCGCGTCGTTGGGCTTGGCGATTGCGTCAATCCCCCGAGCCGGTGGTGGGCATTTTGGGGCGCATGACTTTTTCGATGACGGCGGCCTGGTTCGGGGCGATTCTGGCGGGGCGCTTGCCGGTTTTTTTGTCCCATCCGAGCCGCAAGATCACCCCGGAAGAGTACGCCCGCAAACTGGCCAACTATCGGGAACGGTTCGGCGGATGCGTGATGGTGGGGGAGGCGGTGGATCGGGGGGTCTGTCCGGAATTGCTCTCGGATGCGGATCTGCGGTTGGATCCGGTGCCTGAAGTCGTGCCTTGGCCGTCATGGACGCCGGATCGACCGCTTTTTTTGCAGTGCAGTTCCGGGACTACGGGGCTGCAAAAGGCGGTGGCCATCACTTCGGCCATGTTGACCGCCCAGGTGCAAGCCCATGCCCAGGCCTTGAAACTCGATCCGCGGCACGACCGGATGGTCAGTTGGCTGCCTTTGTATCACGACATGGGACTGGCCGGGGTGTTTCTGCCCGCGCTGCTCACCGGCACTCCCTTGCATCTGCTGGATACCTTTGAATGGTCGGCCAATCCGGCCTGGCTGTTGGCGGTGATCGAACGGCAACGGGGTACCTTGTGCTGGTTGCCCAATTTTGCCTTTTCGTGGCTGGCGCGGGTGGGTGGGTGCTTCGATCTGGGTGCGATGCGCGCCTTCATCAACTGTTCGGAGCCGGTTTCGTCGGGGGCGTTTGACCGTTTTGTCGCGGCGTTCGGGGTGAAAGGGGAGCAGTTGGCGGTCTGTTACGCTTTGGCGGAAAATGTCTTCGCGGCCACGTTGACCCCGTTGGGCGCTCCTCCCGGTGTGCTGGTGTTGGACCGGGCCGCTTTGGCGCGGCGACAGGTGCAGGTGCGGGGCCGGGGAGTGGCGGGTGGTGGTGTCGCCAACGATCAACCGGAAACGCACACGGTGGTATTTGGCTGCGGGGCGTCCTTGCCGGGGGTGTCGATTCGCATCGTCTGCCGTTCGGAAGAGGAGCAGGTAGGGGAGATTTTGTTGGCCGGTGGGGGGGCGGTGGGGGGCTATCACGGTCAGCCCCCGTTGCGGGAGGATGGCTGGTTTCCCACCGGGGATCTGGGGTTTGTGCGAGACGGGGAGCTGTATGTCACCGGACGGATCAAGGATCTGATCATCCAGAATGGCAAGAATATCCATCCGGCGGATCTGGAAGAGGCTTTGGGACGTTTTCCGGAGGTGCAACCGGGGCGGGTGGTGGCTTTGGGGCGCATGGACGCGGAGGTGGATTCCGAGCGGATTGTGGTGTTGTGCGAGCCGGCGCAGGATTTGACCCCGGAGGCGCAACGGCAGTTGCGGATCCGTTTGCAGCAGGCTCTCGATTCCTGGTTCGACATCCGTTCCGAGGTGGATTGCGTGCCGCGCCATTGGCTGAAAAAGACCTCCAGCGGCAAGCTGGCCCGTCTGGAGAATCTGCGCCGTTACGAAAGCGCGCTGAATACCGAAATCCAGTTGATCGGAGACAGCCATGTGCGGATTTTCTGGAGTGGTCCCACCAGCCATCACAACCGGTATCGGCGCATTCATGCCCATTGGCTGGGATTGATCTGGTCGGAAAACTGGCAGCAGACCTTGCCATTTTTTTCCAATCTGGTGGGGCGCATGGGGCCGACGGATGTGTTGATTTTGGCCTGTGGCGAGCCGGAGTGCCGCTCGATCTTTCCGCAGGATCCGGATCCGGAAGCGCGCATTCTGCGGTCGGTGGGGGCGTACCGGGAGTGTCTGACGGTGTTGCGTCGCCTTTGGTCGGGGCGGATGGCCTTCATGACCGGGATTCCCACCCATCCGTTGAACATCGACAACGGCGATGCCCAATGGCCCATCCGGGGTACTCCCGAGGTGCGTTATCATTGGCAGGCTTTATTCTATCGGCGCATGCGGGCGCTTTGCACCGAACTGGTCATCCATTTCATCGATGTCTGCACTCCGCTGCTGGGTGCCGACGGGCGCATGGATCCATCCCTGTTGTGTGACAAGGCCCATCTGGATCCGGTCCACGAGGGGGTGATTCTCAAGGCCATACAGGAGCGTTTTGGACATCTGGATCTTTCGGCCAACGATCCGGCCCCGGAAGATCGCCTTTGGGACGGCAGTTATGATCACTATGTCGCGTTGATGCGTCTGAAAGTGCGGTCCTTTTACCCCATGATCGAAGAGTCGGACTGGTCGAAGTTGATCTCCGGCGGGGTGTTGGACTCATTGAGTCTGGTGGCGTTGATCGCCATGTTGAATCGGACGTTTCGTTTTCAACTCGATCCGGCCACTTTGCGGCGCGAGGATTTTGAATCCATAGACAGGATCTGGGAGCGGTTTGGGCCATGA
- a CDS encoding glycosyltransferase — MNAPIPFTIVIPTRDEAETIAEMVHCCRKLTPHVLVADSLSNDGTPTLAAQAGARVISIPKAGKGYAIRAIIPFIATELVVFIDADGSHDVADIPKLLRPLLENQADHVQASRLTGGSSELHGSFQEFFRLAGSAFITACINWRFGVSLSDSQNGFRALRLPVLRSLDLHEDITTIEQEMVMKTLQKNYRLAEVPSHEHARIFGTSKIRLSRVWIRYGYVLIRDLFFSGRP, encoded by the coding sequence ATGAATGCGCCAATTCCCTTCACCATCGTCATCCCTACCCGCGACGAGGCGGAAACCATCGCGGAAATGGTCCACTGCTGCCGCAAACTCACGCCTCACGTGCTGGTAGCCGACTCCCTGTCCAACGACGGCACCCCCACCCTGGCCGCCCAGGCCGGAGCGCGGGTCATCTCCATTCCCAAAGCGGGCAAAGGCTACGCCATCCGCGCCATCATCCCGTTCATCGCAACCGAACTGGTGGTCTTCATCGACGCCGACGGCTCCCACGACGTGGCGGACATTCCCAAACTCCTGCGACCCCTGCTCGAAAACCAAGCCGACCATGTGCAGGCCTCCCGGCTCACCGGAGGATCCAGCGAATTGCACGGGTCGTTCCAGGAGTTTTTCCGGCTGGCGGGCAGCGCCTTCATCACCGCATGCATCAACTGGCGCTTCGGGGTGAGCCTCAGCGACAGCCAGAACGGCTTTCGCGCCCTGCGCCTCCCGGTGTTGCGGTCACTCGATCTGCACGAGGACATCACCACCATCGAACAGGAAATGGTGATGAAAACCTTGCAAAAAAACTATCGCCTCGCCGAAGTGCCCAGCCACGAGCACGCCCGCATCTTCGGAACCTCCAAAATCCGGCTCTCCCGGGTCTGGATCCGCTATGGTTACGTGCTGATCCGGGATCTTTTTTTCAGCGGACGCCCATGA
- a CDS encoding radical SAM protein, with translation MSLLRSLHLAHAIARSNLDRPRTPYKLTFVVTRRCNSRCLHCDIWNQSEPPDPLGLAEIETFFKKYPGFHWIDLTGGEPFLRPDLPALTAMALRHSPRLYHLHLPTNAVSPALTIQRIQDILALDPPLLTITLSLDGPPEQHDTLRGVPGNWRHCLEVYHHFQRHPHPKLQLFFGFTLSDDTVGTLTRTMQAVRERFPEADPKIWHLNLAHHSAHYYGNLHRPVLSETNRQAFRDEINGFLTLKRRLWPDPVAFLESRYLTSALDFIQGIRHPMPCRALTSSVFVAPDGTCFPCSIWDRPIGHLRDHACDLNALLASAPARHTLETIAQNGCPGCWTPCDALPTILGNLVHPLFRGRPPP, from the coding sequence TTGAGCCTTTTGCGATCCCTGCATCTTGCCCACGCCATCGCCCGCTCCAACCTGGACCGACCCCGCACCCCCTACAAACTGACCTTCGTGGTCACCCGACGCTGCAACTCCCGCTGTCTGCATTGCGACATCTGGAACCAGTCCGAGCCCCCGGATCCCCTCGGTCTGGCGGAAATCGAAACCTTCTTCAAAAAATATCCCGGTTTTCACTGGATCGATCTGACCGGCGGCGAACCGTTCCTGCGGCCCGACCTGCCCGCCCTGACGGCCATGGCGTTGCGGCACTCTCCCCGGCTTTATCACCTGCATCTGCCCACCAACGCCGTCTCCCCCGCGTTGACCATCCAGCGCATCCAAGACATCCTGGCCCTGGATCCGCCACTGCTGACCATCACCTTGAGCCTCGACGGCCCCCCGGAACAGCACGACACCCTGCGGGGCGTACCGGGCAACTGGCGTCACTGCCTGGAGGTGTATCACCATTTCCAGCGCCATCCGCATCCTAAGCTGCAACTGTTTTTCGGTTTCACCCTCTCCGACGACACGGTGGGTACCCTGACCCGCACCATGCAAGCGGTCCGGGAACGATTTCCGGAGGCGGATCCCAAAATCTGGCATCTCAACCTCGCCCACCACTCGGCCCACTACTACGGCAACCTGCACCGACCGGTGCTGTCGGAGACAAACCGGCAGGCGTTCCGGGACGAAATCAACGGATTTCTCACCCTGAAACGTCGCCTGTGGCCGGATCCCGTCGCTTTTCTGGAGAGCCGCTATCTGACATCCGCCCTGGATTTCATCCAGGGAATACGCCATCCCATGCCCTGTCGCGCCCTGACCTCTTCGGTGTTCGTCGCGCCGGACGGCACCTGTTTTCCATGCAGCATCTGGGATCGACCCATCGGCCACCTGCGGGATCACGCCTGCGACTTGAACGCCCTGCTGGCCAGCGCTCCGGCCCGCCACACCCTGGAGACCATCGCCCAGAACGGCTGTCCAGGCTGCTGGACCCCCTGCGACGCCCTGCCCACCATTCTGGGCAATCTTGTGCACCCTTTGTTCCGTGGACGCCCCCCGCCATGA
- a CDS encoding shikimate kinase produces MLIGPRGVGKSSVCRALSRLSQRPVLSTDLLISYENQGRSIPEILRANQGDWRYFRDLEFAVVEKVSFLDEVIIDAGGGVVVDLDAAGDEIYSERKMNALKHHGYVVHLTGDPARLAARTAWDSNRPPLSVVHSEEAIMRRREPLYRRGADVTIDTTHARRLELAQYILNHLPASVQPA; encoded by the coding sequence GTGCTGATCGGACCGCGGGGTGTGGGCAAGTCAAGCGTATGCCGCGCCCTGTCCCGATTGTCTCAACGTCCGGTGCTGTCCACCGATCTGCTCATCTCCTACGAAAATCAGGGCCGTTCCATTCCGGAGATCCTGCGGGCCAACCAGGGGGACTGGCGGTATTTTCGCGATCTGGAGTTTGCCGTGGTGGAGAAGGTCTCCTTTTTGGACGAGGTGATCATCGACGCCGGTGGCGGTGTGGTGGTGGATCTGGACGCGGCGGGAGACGAAATCTACAGCGAACGCAAAATGAACGCCTTGAAGCATCACGGTTATGTGGTCCATCTGACCGGCGATCCGGCCCGTCTGGCCGCCCGCACGGCCTGGGATTCCAACCGGCCCCCCTTGAGCGTCGTGCATTCCGAAGAGGCGATCATGCGGCGACGTGAACCGTTGTATCGCCGGGGGGCCGATGTGACCATCGATACCACCCATGCCCGTCGTCTGGAATTGGCCCAATATATCCTCAATCATCTGCCGGCCTCGGTCCAGCCGGCGTGA
- a CDS encoding LysR family transcriptional regulator, translated as MDIDQLRTFLEVHRTRHFGRASRSLFITQSAISTRIKQLEETLGVTLFIRKRNDIQLTPAGQRFLPSAEAMLALWEEARSMAQGEKRPDPHLIIGAGATLWDHPLPEWLTGWRRAGNPVTIQGEHLDEEALARGVSNGTVDLGILLDPPKSRDFRIQELAPLELQLVASRPGLNTHAALTGGHIQLNWGRRFQQETHRAETGGIRPVLTTSHTRIAYEWLLTFGGSAHLPRQRVEADLQAGRLFAVEGAPASRHRIYAIHASQGEKQHLIASFLAHRGIPDTPDHTTT; from the coding sequence ATGGACATCGACCAGTTGCGCACCTTTTTGGAAGTGCATCGTACCCGTCATTTCGGTCGCGCCTCCCGCAGTCTGTTCATCACCCAATCGGCGATCAGCACCCGGATCAAGCAGTTGGAAGAGACCCTGGGGGTCACGCTGTTCATCCGCAAACGCAACGACATCCAGTTGACCCCGGCGGGGCAACGTTTTCTGCCTTCTGCCGAGGCGATGCTCGCCTTGTGGGAAGAGGCCCGCAGCATGGCTCAGGGGGAGAAACGTCCGGATCCGCACCTGATCATCGGAGCCGGGGCCACCCTGTGGGATCACCCGCTGCCCGAGTGGTTGACCGGTTGGCGTCGGGCCGGCAACCCGGTGACGATACAGGGGGAACATCTGGACGAAGAGGCTCTGGCGCGGGGGGTCTCCAACGGCACCGTGGATCTGGGCATTCTCCTGGATCCTCCCAAAAGCCGGGATTTCCGCATTCAGGAGCTGGCCCCTCTGGAGCTGCAACTGGTGGCCTCACGGCCCGGACTGAACACCCATGCCGCCTTGACCGGTGGCCATATCCAGCTCAACTGGGGCCGAAGGTTCCAACAAGAGACCCACCGGGCCGAAACCGGTGGCATCCGCCCGGTTCTGACCACCAGCCACACCCGCATCGCCTACGAATGGCTGCTGACCTTTGGGGGTTCGGCCCATCTGCCACGCCAACGGGTGGAGGCGGATTTGCAGGCGGGCCGACTGTTTGCGGTGGAAGGGGCACCGGCAAGCCGACATCGGATCTACGCCATTCATGCAAGCCAGGGAGAAAAACAGCACCTCATCGCATCGTTTCTGGCCCACCGGGGCATCCCCGACACGCCGGATCACACCACGACCTGA
- a CDS encoding discoidin domain-containing protein translates to MAHRYWRVYITQSTSGSNMLISLYEVEMRVAGGSVDLCSGGTASASHADQDAIKLFDNNTSNYWNNGSPGVASWFRYDFGAGNPVSVGELWMLPRYSTQAPQAFQCQWSDDGTTWHEQGSWSNITSWNGGIWKSFTLPPPAQPTVIRQHPHAYGLILMAHRLSCHDLGLFTHGRGTHGFGIGIETEQGHPFVHLLSHAHAQCHGFVLEGSLTQPHSLNVATHGIQTWMIQLESRLQHPRYDTLDAEHAACWSLRHRLDQGHIQPRADTTSAPPAQRIRLFDLLAHNPVCARLTTCRDLLSSIPRLTPALPAVAWNDITLALVRGTLSWSPDRVAWVAHLVVADDAVFGAAQADQPLDLTWGETRFRLFVAHKGLIRTGPGHTERIITALGLPARHESPHALPLTRSWDQPVWARDAVEQALNAAVIWKLPSWRLPAGRLQVRESPPMEVARRVAQAVGGVVRSRPDGTVVLEPLYPRPVPEWEQDPPDHILTDATDLLESRHEGSFGTGINRITVREQTPELQSPGLWLEIDPAIDTRNRFAPDQTVRLVTLASPGVALREVTGSTGRWMPDEPIWRTRSETLHFSGSNRAVLPRPVTRIDQVEWLGNDLGELTLERDARTVTATRAGVALARLRVTLALTGCHPFKAPETLAGTESFPALFSARGEVVQSQGLERRMERGDGPPWHAGEVASPLLSAMVALQARGAAELDAGERLQKVGLTLLHRPEILPGAGIEAHDGWFGTAYRGVVMRVTHELSAAQAITRLEVVRRLG, encoded by the coding sequence ATGGCTCACCGCTACTGGCGTGTTTACATCACCCAATCCACCTCGGGCAGCAACATGCTCATCTCCTTGTACGAGGTGGAAATGCGCGTTGCCGGGGGAAGCGTGGATCTGTGTTCCGGCGGCACGGCCTCCGCCAGCCACGCGGATCAGGATGCCATCAAACTGTTCGACAACAACACCAGCAACTACTGGAACAATGGCAGTCCCGGCGTGGCTTCCTGGTTCCGCTATGATTTCGGGGCCGGCAATCCGGTATCGGTGGGGGAATTGTGGATGCTGCCCCGCTATTCGACTCAGGCCCCCCAGGCATTCCAGTGTCAATGGTCGGACGATGGCACCACCTGGCACGAACAAGGTTCCTGGAGCAACATCACCTCCTGGAACGGTGGAATCTGGAAAAGCTTCACCCTGCCCCCTCCGGCCCAGCCTACGGTGATCCGCCAGCACCCCCACGCCTATGGCCTGATCCTGATGGCCCACCGCCTCTCCTGCCACGATCTGGGTCTATTCACCCATGGTCGGGGGACACACGGCTTTGGCATCGGCATCGAAACCGAACAGGGCCATCCCTTTGTCCATCTGCTCTCCCACGCCCATGCCCAATGCCACGGCTTCGTGCTGGAAGGCTCCTTGACGCAGCCCCACAGCCTGAACGTGGCAACCCATGGCATCCAAACCTGGATGATCCAGTTGGAATCCCGCCTGCAACACCCCCGATACGATACCCTCGACGCTGAACATGCCGCCTGTTGGTCCCTGCGTCACCGGCTCGACCAGGGCCACATCCAGCCCCGGGCCGACACCACCAGCGCCCCTCCGGCGCAACGGATCCGGCTGTTCGACCTGCTGGCACACAATCCCGTCTGCGCCCGCCTCACCACCTGCCGGGATCTGCTCTCCTCCATCCCGCGGTTGACCCCAGCCTTGCCCGCCGTGGCCTGGAACGACATCACGCTGGCGCTGGTCCGAGGCACCCTCTCCTGGTCTCCGGATCGGGTAGCCTGGGTGGCCCATCTGGTGGTGGCCGACGATGCCGTGTTCGGCGCGGCGCAAGCGGATCAACCCCTGGATCTGACCTGGGGGGAGACCCGCTTTCGCCTGTTCGTGGCCCACAAGGGCTTGATCCGCACCGGTCCCGGCCACACGGAACGGATCATTACCGCCCTGGGTCTGCCGGCCCGTCACGAATCGCCCCACGCCCTGCCCCTCACCCGCAGTTGGGATCAACCGGTGTGGGCGCGAGACGCGGTGGAGCAGGCCTTGAACGCCGCCGTGATCTGGAAGCTGCCCTCCTGGCGTCTGCCGGCGGGTCGCCTGCAAGTACGCGAGAGCCCTCCCATGGAGGTGGCCCGCCGCGTCGCCCAGGCGGTGGGAGGGGTGGTGCGCTCCCGACCGGACGGCACGGTGGTGCTGGAACCCCTCTATCCCCGTCCGGTGCCGGAGTGGGAACAGGATCCCCCGGACCACATCCTGACCGATGCCACGGACCTGTTGGAAAGTCGCCACGAGGGGAGCTTCGGCACCGGCATCAACCGCATCACCGTGCGGGAGCAGACCCCGGAACTTCAGTCTCCGGGCCTGTGGCTGGAGATCGATCCGGCAATCGACACCCGCAACCGTTTCGCGCCGGACCAGACCGTGCGACTGGTGACCCTGGCCTCACCGGGGGTGGCCTTGCGGGAGGTGACGGGTTCGACGGGCCGTTGGATGCCCGACGAACCCATCTGGCGCACCCGCAGCGAGACGTTGCATTTTTCGGGATCCAATCGGGCAGTGTTGCCCCGTCCGGTGACACGGATCGATCAGGTGGAGTGGCTGGGCAACGATCTGGGGGAGCTGACGCTGGAACGGGACGCACGCACGGTCACCGCCACCCGCGCCGGTGTGGCCCTGGCCCGACTGCGGGTCACCCTGGCTCTCACGGGTTGCCATCCTTTCAAGGCGCCCGAGACGCTGGCGGGAACGGAATCGTTTCCGGCTCTGTTCTCGGCCCGTGGAGAGGTGGTGCAATCCCAGGGACTGGAGCGGAGGATGGAACGGGGTGACGGTCCCCCCTGGCACGCCGGAGAGGTGGCATCACCGCTGCTGTCGGCGATGGTGGCGTTGCAGGCCCGGGGCGCCGCGGAACTGGACGCCGGAGAAAGGCTGCAAAAGGTGGGGCTGACCCTGCTCCATCGGCCAGAAATTCTACCCGGAGCAGGGATCGAAGCCCATGACGGCTGGTTCGGCACCGCCTATCGGGGGGTGGTGATGCGCGTCACCCATGAGTTGTCAGCCGCCCAGGCGATCACACGCCTGGAGGTGGTCAGACGCCTCGGATGA